One genomic region from Dehalobacter restrictus DSM 9455 encodes:
- the pilM gene encoding pilus assembly protein PilM, with the protein MGDTRRVGETFRMKKHWLAVIGENELSIATIAVGKSKEIEIHMHASYKEPGGKNIGYAVPAGYDVSGLKNWLQYQRIPLHKLKIAVSGQGLITTIITLPNMADQELEKFIAGDMDEYLERYTDHYIVDYRILKKYQENGVPMLKVLLAAFPAEKMKQVQSFCRDLGIEPKTVDLTADCLARIYSFLAERMPAHASQGNTEQGQNNNDFAIVSLNPGLIEFVLLENGSFFLYTDLKVNTDEKTVHAEETLNADERNQNAGRTGNTEKHAFPEDLPQSTGQEPSDLLNELIGLETKDDEYPRLDFYKVQNLRNNQEALSLEELEAAEFYYSQLESVKSVKEKDEFVLEDLFVPYELLDEELPISSTYQDLEKEMAAKADKKADKKADLSMYSSPRELSDISGKLDLSPIISALSKLLNFYSDRHAGNSVGTIYLTGEYCLWPGLEEYFRKSLRINTETGFPNNWMPLFKADGDTSLAENWQKYGSLYGLALREDIH; encoded by the coding sequence ATGGGTGATACGAGAAGAGTAGGAGAGACTTTCCGCATGAAAAAACACTGGCTGGCTGTCATCGGTGAAAATGAATTGTCAATAGCCACAATTGCTGTCGGAAAATCTAAAGAAATTGAGATACATATGCATGCATCATACAAGGAACCGGGCGGTAAAAATATTGGCTATGCCGTGCCGGCCGGTTATGATGTTTCGGGTCTGAAGAACTGGCTTCAATACCAGCGGATACCGCTCCATAAACTAAAAATTGCCGTTTCGGGTCAAGGATTAATTACGACCATTATTACACTGCCGAATATGGCGGATCAGGAACTCGAAAAATTTATTGCCGGAGATATGGATGAATATCTTGAACGGTATACCGATCATTATATTGTGGACTATCGCATCCTGAAAAAATATCAGGAAAACGGGGTACCCATGTTAAAAGTCCTCCTGGCAGCTTTCCCGGCCGAAAAAATGAAACAGGTTCAGTCGTTTTGCCGGGATCTTGGGATTGAGCCCAAGACGGTGGATCTTACTGCGGATTGCCTGGCCAGAATTTATTCTTTTTTGGCAGAAAGAATGCCTGCACATGCTTCCCAGGGAAATACGGAACAAGGACAAAACAATAACGATTTCGCGATTGTTTCTTTAAATCCGGGGCTGATTGAGTTTGTACTGCTGGAAAATGGCAGCTTCTTTTTGTATACCGATTTAAAAGTTAATACGGACGAGAAAACCGTCCATGCAGAAGAAACTCTCAATGCGGATGAAAGAAATCAAAATGCGGGTAGAACAGGCAATACCGAAAAACATGCTTTCCCCGAAGACTTGCCCCAATCAACAGGCCAGGAACCTTCTGATCTGTTAAATGAATTAATTGGGTTGGAGACCAAAGATGACGAATATCCGCGGCTCGATTTTTATAAGGTTCAGAACCTGCGGAATAATCAAGAAGCATTATCTCTGGAGGAATTAGAAGCCGCGGAATTCTATTATTCCCAGCTGGAATCCGTCAAATCGGTCAAAGAAAAAGACGAGTTTGTCCTGGAAGATTTATTTGTGCCTTACGAGTTATTGGACGAGGAATTACCTATCTCTTCTACATATCAGGATTTAGAAAAAGAAATGGCCGCTAAAGCTGACAAAAAAGCTGATAAAAAAGCTGACCTGAGTATGTACAGTTCGCCGAGAGAACTTTCCGATATTTCCGGTAAATTAGATTTAAGCCCGATCATATCCGCATTATCCAAGCTATTGAACTTCTATTCCGACCGTCATGCCGGAAATTCGGTAGGGACAATCTATCTGACCGGAGAGTACTGCCTGTGGCCGGGACTGGAAGAATATTTTCGAAAAAGTTTGCGGATCAACACTGAAACGGGCTTTCCAAATAACTGGATGCCGCTGTTTAAGGCGGACGGGGATACAAGCCTAGCGGAAAACTGGCAGAAGTATGGCAGTCTGTATGGGCTCGCCTTACGTGAAGATATACACTAG
- the pilO gene encoding type 4a pilus biogenesis protein PilO, translated as MRMKKNGILITGLIILLGIGYVYLLVGQCGVLQKNSAQLREREAYLVTLQNNYINLSGLKQEQTDLTAQAAELDLTVPKNLVKPDMMVFIFNLAKDSGINSRDLTFEEMKDEGSYCSLAMNFSCTGSTAKIYAFVERLRKVSQYNLALDSIQVTEGEKDTTAARIRIIAFGYKE; from the coding sequence ATGCGTATGAAGAAAAATGGCATTTTAATAACAGGCCTGATCATTCTGCTCGGGATAGGTTATGTCTATCTGCTGGTTGGTCAGTGTGGGGTGCTGCAGAAGAATTCAGCTCAACTCCGCGAACGCGAGGCTTATTTGGTGACGTTGCAGAACAATTACATCAATTTGTCCGGGCTGAAACAGGAACAGACGGATTTAACAGCTCAAGCTGCTGAACTGGATCTGACCGTTCCGAAAAACCTGGTCAAACCGGATATGATGGTCTTTATTTTCAATCTGGCTAAAGACAGCGGGATCAATTCTCGGGATCTGACTTTTGAAGAGATGAAAGATGAAGGCAGTTATTGTTCTCTGGCTATGAATTTCTCCTGTACGGGGTCAACCGCCAAAATCTATGCCTTTGTGGAACGGCTTCGCAAGGTAAGTCAGTATAATCTGGCGCTGGACAGCATCCAGGTAACCGAAGGCGAAAAGGATACGACTGCAGCCAGGATTAGGATCATTGCTTTCGGATACAAAGAATAA
- the sigK gene encoding RNA polymerase sporulation sigma factor SigK, translating to MIAEAFLVGLALSVIKGVTLLVSYINNNAFPQPLGEREEAEYLSILADYKNAGNFSNELVAENARNKLIEHNLRLVAHLVKKYDGTGADSDDLISIGTIGLIKGINTFNTEKGTRLATYAARCIENEILMYLRSLKKSRGEVSIYDPIGTDKEGNAINLIDVLGTDPDAISDQVESQFEQKVVLEKLKYLTGREQTVIKLRFGLMNTPKKTQREIAKLLGISRSYVSRIEKKAVQKLMEEMKDHREK from the coding sequence ATGATTGCTGAAGCTTTTCTTGTCGGGCTTGCCTTATCGGTGATTAAGGGCGTTACCCTGCTGGTATCATATATTAATAATAATGCGTTCCCCCAGCCGTTAGGAGAAAGGGAGGAAGCCGAATATCTGAGTATCCTGGCGGACTACAAAAATGCCGGAAATTTTTCCAATGAACTTGTCGCGGAAAACGCGCGAAATAAACTGATTGAGCATAATCTGAGGCTGGTCGCGCATCTTGTAAAAAAATATGACGGAACCGGAGCGGACAGTGACGATCTAATTTCGATCGGGACCATCGGCTTAATCAAGGGCATCAATACGTTCAACACGGAAAAGGGAACCAGACTCGCCACCTATGCGGCACGCTGCATCGAAAATGAGATTCTGATGTATTTGCGCTCCCTGAAAAAATCCCGCGGGGAAGTGTCCATTTATGACCCGATTGGTACGGATAAAGAAGGAAACGCGATTAATCTGATTGATGTCCTGGGTACAGATCCGGATGCAATTTCGGATCAGGTGGAAAGTCAATTTGAACAAAAAGTGGTCCTGGAAAAACTCAAATATTTGACAGGAAGGGAACAAACGGTGATAAAACTTCGTTTCGGTCTGATGAACACGCCCAAAAAGACTCAGCGAGAGATAGCCAAACTGCTGGGAATCTCCAGGTCCTACGTCTCACGGATAGAGAAAAAAGCGGTGCAGAAACTGATGGAGGAAATGAAGGATCACCGGGAAAAATAA
- a CDS encoding YqeG family HAD IIIA-type phosphatase translates to MESRGTGMRGILRPDFQYEMLQDIQAEDLQANGIKGLILDLDNTITPWNDRTLTEDVIAWFKKVNDAGIKACIVSNNRGPERVSAVADVLEILYVYRAKKPQKKAFLRGIRVLDIPESEVAVIGDQLFTDVFGGNKLGLKTILVSPIAQREFPGTKVLRFMERLVGRKAKYTRTIKS, encoded by the coding sequence ATGGAAAGCAGAGGAACCGGTATGCGCGGAATCTTACGACCGGATTTTCAATATGAGATGCTGCAGGATATTCAGGCAGAGGATCTGCAGGCAAATGGCATCAAGGGTTTGATCCTGGATCTGGACAACACCATAACACCTTGGAATGACAGAACTTTAACCGAAGACGTGATTGCGTGGTTTAAAAAAGTGAATGACGCAGGGATTAAAGCCTGCATCGTTTCCAATAACAGAGGACCCGAAAGGGTTTCTGCGGTTGCTGATGTGCTGGAAATACTTTATGTTTACAGGGCCAAGAAACCGCAGAAAAAAGCTTTTCTGAGAGGGATTCGGGTCCTGGATATTCCGGAGTCCGAGGTCGCAGTGATTGGGGACCAGCTGTTTACAGATGTTTTTGGCGGCAACAAGCTCGGACTTAAGACCATATTAGTTTCACCGATTGCTCAAAGGGAATTCCCGGGTACGAAAGTCCTACGTTTTATGGAACGGCTGGTAGGCAGAAAAGCCAAGTATACCCGCACCATAAAATCTTAA
- the aroE gene encoding shikimate dehydrogenase — MKYAIIGYPVEHSLSPKMHEAGFKAAGLPAIYDRITVQPTQLAESIGYLKNNGYDGWNVTYPLKEKIIPYMDVLTPEAQRIGAVNTVKVQNGRLYGHNTDGGGFIQALLSKGFVFEGKEVVILGAGGAAKAIAAALASLQVKMLILNRSEEKAVILAGKVNTLGGNAASGILAPGHWLEVVDLLIQTTSIGMKGEAYTIDLQGLNPSAWAVDLIYHPAVTDFMAQAAACGCRSMNGLDMLLFQGILAWEFWLEQKAPLDIMRKALQEKLEGNKG, encoded by the coding sequence ATGAAGTATGCAATCATCGGTTATCCTGTGGAACATTCCCTGTCTCCGAAAATGCACGAGGCAGGATTTAAGGCTGCCGGTTTGCCTGCAATCTACGACAGGATAACAGTTCAGCCGACTCAACTGGCTGAAAGTATCGGATATCTCAAAAATAACGGCTATGACGGCTGGAACGTCACGTATCCGCTGAAGGAAAAAATCATTCCTTATATGGATGTCCTGACTCCTGAAGCGCAACGTATTGGCGCAGTCAACACCGTGAAAGTCCAAAACGGAAGACTCTATGGGCATAACACGGACGGGGGCGGCTTCATTCAGGCTTTGCTGAGTAAGGGTTTCGTTTTTGAGGGCAAAGAAGTTGTCATATTAGGGGCCGGAGGAGCTGCCAAAGCCATTGCGGCAGCCCTGGCATCCTTACAGGTAAAAATGCTTATTCTTAACAGAAGTGAGGAAAAAGCTGTGATTCTCGCCGGAAAAGTCAACACGCTCGGCGGAAATGCGGCCTCGGGTATTTTGGCACCCGGGCACTGGCTGGAGGTTGTGGATTTGCTGATTCAAACAACCTCGATTGGCATGAAAGGCGAAGCGTATACGATCGATCTTCAAGGCCTTAATCCTTCGGCTTGGGCCGTTGATCTGATTTACCATCCGGCCGTTACAGATTTCATGGCACAGGCCGCTGCCTGCGGCTGCCGGTCCATGAATGGTCTGGATATGCTGCTGTTTCAGGGGATCCTTGCCTGGGAGTTCTGGCTGGAGCAGAAGGCTCCGCTGGACATTATGCGGAAAGCTTTGCAGGAGAAATTGGAAGGTAACAAAGGATAG
- a CDS encoding prepilin-type N-terminal cleavage/methylation domain-containing protein, with amino-acid sequence MQGIGMVAKRRNGYSLIEILLVLALLSSAAFTFLVHIPQQMEERRLELSAAVLLQDLREVQQTALAENVWYKVKFSVYTGEYKIFRQGEFIRKVNLENGVHFANSPSDLTFRPTGTPDTGLTVMLASGDLERNVIVAPVMGRIRME; translated from the coding sequence ATGCAGGGGATAGGAATGGTAGCAAAGCGAAGAAACGGGTACTCATTGATTGAGATCCTGCTTGTGCTTGCACTATTATCAAGTGCAGCCTTTACTTTCCTTGTGCACATTCCGCAGCAAATGGAGGAACGGAGACTGGAACTCTCAGCGGCAGTTCTGCTTCAGGACTTACGGGAAGTTCAGCAGACAGCTTTGGCTGAGAATGTTTGGTATAAAGTCAAATTTTCTGTTTATACCGGTGAATATAAGATCTTCAGACAGGGAGAATTTATCCGCAAAGTTAACCTGGAGAATGGTGTGCACTTTGCCAATAGTCCTTCTGATCTTACTTTTCGCCCGACAGGGACGCCTGACACCGGTCTGACGGTCATGCTGGCGTCAGGGGATTTAGAAAGAAATGTGATTGTTGCGCCTGTGATGGGCAGGATCAGGATGGAATAG
- a CDS encoding shikimate kinase yields MSDSLNSIPQNIVLIGFMAAGKSSVGKLLARELRWAFLDTDSEIERVTRLKIPEIFQKYGEARFRSEENLLVHKISGFTDTVIATGGGTVLNPENWNILHGLGKLVYLYVPLEIALQRAKEHHDRPLLSSSEPEQIEKLWRDREVIYRKAPITVDTSDKDVQTVAAEILELLKGEHITA; encoded by the coding sequence GTGTCCGATAGCCTGAATTCGATACCCCAAAATATTGTACTTATCGGCTTTATGGCTGCTGGAAAAAGCAGTGTCGGCAAGCTTCTGGCCAGGGAACTCCGCTGGGCATTTCTGGATACGGACAGTGAGATCGAAAGAGTGACAAGGTTGAAAATCCCGGAAATTTTTCAAAAATACGGTGAAGCAAGGTTCCGGTCGGAAGAAAATCTGCTGGTTCATAAGATTTCCGGATTTACCGATACAGTTATTGCCACTGGCGGAGGAACGGTTTTAAATCCGGAAAACTGGAATATTCTCCACGGACTTGGGAAGTTGGTTTACCTATATGTTCCATTGGAGATTGCTTTACAGAGAGCAAAAGAACATCACGATCGGCCGCTTCTTTCCAGCAGCGAGCCGGAACAAATAGAAAAGCTCTGGAGAGACCGGGAAGTGATTTACAGAAAGGCGCCTATAACGGTTGACACATCGGATAAAGATGTTCAAACCGTTGCGGCGGAGATCCTCGAACTGCTGAAAGGAGAACACATTACAGCATGA
- the aroB gene encoding 3-dehydroquinate synthase, with amino-acid sequence MIQRIDVSRGHGYPLLLGATLDELGGHLKTAYGTSGHYLLITNDVVAGYHADKLLDGMKDLKTDLITVPDGEQEKSLDRISKLTEQALQFKADRDTVVLALGGGVIGDLSGFFASIFMRGMRYIHIPTTLLSQIDSSIGGKVAVNHPSGKNLLGSFYAPQAVWTDFDTLQTLPWQEMRNGLAETIKHALVADPDLFEFIEEHADAIKGLDYKIIKEMSLRSLAVKVKIVTEDEKEKGNRMLLNLGHSFGHALETEEAYQGVMHGEGVSIGIAAAANLSRERGLVNDKQLDRILNLLMKMDLPTTAKAHDRAVLLGHMSADKKNKAGNKVLILPVGIGRSVIAADCNDEEILRAWEKVII; translated from the coding sequence ATGATACAGAGAATAGATGTCAGTAGAGGACACGGTTACCCACTGTTACTGGGAGCAACTTTGGACGAGCTTGGCGGTCATTTGAAAACAGCATACGGCACGAGCGGGCATTATCTTCTCATCACAAATGATGTTGTGGCCGGATACCATGCAGATAAACTTTTGGACGGAATGAAGGACTTAAAGACCGATTTGATTACCGTTCCTGACGGTGAACAGGAGAAATCACTGGACAGGATCAGTAAACTGACGGAACAGGCGCTGCAATTCAAAGCGGACAGGGACACTGTGGTACTGGCCCTCGGCGGAGGGGTGATCGGGGATTTGTCCGGATTTTTTGCAAGTATTTTTATGCGTGGAATGCGTTACATCCATATTCCGACCACCTTGCTGTCCCAGATTGATTCGAGTATTGGCGGCAAGGTGGCGGTGAACCATCCTTCCGGTAAAAACCTCCTGGGGTCTTTTTATGCCCCCCAGGCCGTCTGGACGGATTTTGACACCTTGCAGACACTTCCGTGGCAAGAGATGCGGAACGGGCTTGCCGAAACCATTAAACACGCGCTTGTCGCTGATCCGGATTTGTTTGAATTCATCGAAGAACATGCTGATGCTATCAAAGGATTGGACTACAAGATCATTAAGGAAATGTCCCTGCGGTCTCTGGCTGTCAAAGTTAAGATTGTCACTGAGGATGAGAAAGAAAAGGGAAACAGGATGCTTCTAAATCTCGGACACAGTTTCGGGCATGCTCTGGAGACAGAGGAAGCCTATCAGGGTGTTATGCACGGCGAAGGGGTCAGTATCGGGATTGCCGCCGCAGCCAATCTGTCCAGAGAAAGAGGTTTGGTTAACGACAAACAGCTTGACAGAATCCTGAATCTCTTAATGAAAATGGATTTGCCCACTACGGCCAAAGCGCATGACCGGGCAGTACTTCTTGGACACATGTCTGCAGATAAGAAGAATAAAGCCGGTAATAAGGTGCTGATTTTGCCGGTCGGCATTGGGAGATCGGTCATCGCTGCAGACTGTAACGATGAAGAAATCCTTAGGGCCTGGGAAAAAGTCATCATTTAG
- a CDS encoding type II secretion system protein GspG translates to MPKACKNGFTLWEVLLVIALLGILASMILPCYSGSINSTESEVHKVNILKIESAARLYRLDVGSYPESLNDLITCPSADLNWQGPYLEEIPACPFDPSKHYTLDDGKAVVR, encoded by the coding sequence ATGCCAAAAGCTTGCAAGAACGGTTTTACTTTATGGGAAGTATTATTGGTCATCGCTTTGTTGGGTATCCTGGCCTCTATGATTCTGCCATGTTACAGCGGCAGTATCAACAGTACAGAATCGGAAGTGCACAAAGTCAATATTCTCAAAATAGAAAGTGCTGCAAGACTATACCGTCTTGACGTGGGCAGCTATCCGGAAAGTCTGAATGATCTGATTACCTGCCCTTCTGCTGATCTAAACTGGCAAGGACCGTATCTTGAGGAAATACCGGCATGCCCGTTTGATCCAAGCAAACATTATACGCTTGATGATGGAAAAGCAGTGGTTCGTTAA
- a CDS encoding type IV pilus modification PilV family protein: MNDKKKGFVLLDVLTGLFIFSLGFAVMLALINTAYIKNSHTDNILQAVNLASSTVDEITVVLLDDPSAVNRYLNGTERDESGRFSRTVCCEWDSQNLLKISVKIIWTELKDQKEYNLTYLHYIAE, encoded by the coding sequence ATGAACGATAAGAAAAAAGGTTTTGTTTTGCTTGACGTTTTAACGGGACTCTTTATTTTTAGTTTGGGATTTGCAGTCATGCTGGCATTGATCAATACGGCTTACATCAAGAATAGCCATACGGATAATATCCTGCAGGCAGTCAATCTTGCCAGCTCGACAGTAGATGAAATTACGGTGGTCCTGCTCGATGATCCTTCTGCCGTTAATCGTTATTTGAACGGAACTGAGCGCGATGAATCCGGCCGGTTTTCCAGAACTGTTTGTTGTGAATGGGACTCTCAAAATCTGCTGAAAATTTCTGTAAAAATCATCTGGACAGAGTTGAAAGATCAAAAAGAGTACAACCTGACCTATCTGCATTATATTGCAGAATAA
- a CDS encoding type II secretion system protein — protein sequence MAGLTKKTVQQNDKGFTLLEVLVSLVITGIIAAMVLQLYISQYRMAKGLMADGDLSFAAVRAGQVLTAAVSTAEGVAWTGKVLRINCLEDGKIITDSYYLADKDFNGVLDLYREHLGVPIPVASRICEFHCTGVREGLWQISLTAAQAERAVYWQRTVRLRSSSE from the coding sequence ATGGCTGGGTTGACAAAGAAAACGGTACAGCAAAATGACAAGGGGTTTACGCTGTTAGAAGTCCTCGTTTCACTGGTCATTACCGGAATCATTGCGGCAATGGTTCTTCAATTGTATATCAGCCAGTACCGGATGGCTAAAGGGTTAATGGCAGATGGCGACCTTTCCTTTGCAGCTGTCCGGGCAGGCCAGGTATTGACCGCCGCTGTTTCTACAGCAGAAGGTGTAGCATGGACAGGCAAAGTATTACGTATCAACTGTCTTGAGGACGGTAAGATCATTACAGACAGCTACTATCTTGCGGACAAGGACTTTAACGGAGTTTTGGACTTGTACCGTGAACATCTTGGCGTTCCGATTCCGGTAGCAAGCAGGATTTGTGAATTTCATTGTACTGGGGTTAGGGAGGGATTATGGCAAATATCTTTAACAGCAGCGCAGGCGGAAAGAGCCGTTTATTGGCAAAGAACTGTTCGCTTAAGAAGTTCTTCGGAATAA
- a CDS encoding GspE/PulE family protein has translation MIDQSKPGFWKDFVLKELYVYARENKVLISNADEIATQLALLDQGAKLEELLAAYLAEEEILEFKSRISGINMISLAERPVNVSAAKLVSEELARKYTLIPIAAQNQRIIIAMADPTDRTALDDVMLFTGYQVDPLLASAEEIKIAIRECFTLERSTGEHAVLNPNESVSWKIEENINAQETPVVSLVDSLFRQAVIEKASDIHWEPIETGFSVKFRIDGLLMVKENLPKDLSRSVTARLKVMSGLDITQRRLPQDGRIMLDISDKKIDVRVSTFPTVYGEKVVTRILDEKTARLSLEELGMREDVEYQIRKLIRQPHGLILISGPTGSGKTTTLYALIRELQSETINMVSIEDPVEYRLPGVSQAQVNAGIGLDFASGLRSILRQDPDVIMVGEIRDRETAKIATAAAMTGHLVLSTVHTNTAAEALTRLLDMDIDAYMVASAVCGVLAQRLVRRLCLNCRKLKPVLAEEKQIFHGEALSAIYEPAGCSKCHGTGYNGRIGIHEYLPYNQEIKELILQKGSAASLEKVSEKSGMLTLKEDALRKVAAGITSLEEIMRLWAEI, from the coding sequence ATGATTGATCAGTCCAAACCAGGATTTTGGAAAGATTTTGTACTTAAAGAACTTTACGTGTATGCCCGTGAGAACAAGGTGCTTATTTCAAATGCCGATGAGATAGCTACTCAGCTTGCCCTGCTTGACCAGGGAGCAAAACTTGAAGAACTTCTTGCAGCGTATTTGGCAGAAGAGGAAATCCTGGAATTTAAAAGCCGGATATCAGGAATTAACATGATCAGTCTTGCAGAGAGACCTGTCAATGTTTCAGCAGCAAAGTTGGTTTCGGAAGAACTGGCCCGGAAATATACGCTGATTCCGATTGCGGCTCAGAATCAAAGAATCATCATCGCTATGGCGGATCCTACAGATAGAACCGCGTTGGATGATGTGATGCTTTTTACCGGATATCAGGTTGATCCACTCCTGGCTTCCGCTGAAGAAATCAAAATTGCGATCCGAGAATGTTTTACATTGGAAAGATCAACTGGGGAACATGCTGTTCTAAATCCAAACGAATCAGTGAGCTGGAAGATTGAAGAAAATATCAATGCCCAGGAAACGCCGGTCGTCAGCCTTGTTGATTCGCTGTTCCGACAGGCTGTTATCGAAAAAGCAAGTGATATACACTGGGAACCGATCGAAACCGGATTCAGCGTGAAATTTCGGATAGATGGGCTGCTGATGGTTAAGGAAAACTTGCCAAAGGATCTGTCCAGAAGTGTTACCGCCCGTTTGAAAGTCATGTCGGGTCTGGATATAACCCAAAGACGTCTCCCTCAGGATGGCAGAATCATGCTGGACATTTCTGATAAGAAAATTGATGTCAGAGTTTCTACTTTTCCGACTGTCTATGGAGAAAAAGTCGTGACCAGGATTCTGGATGAAAAGACCGCACGTCTCTCCCTGGAAGAACTGGGTATGCGGGAGGATGTCGAATACCAAATTCGAAAGCTTATCCGCCAGCCGCATGGGCTGATTCTCATTTCCGGCCCGACCGGGAGCGGCAAAACCACCACATTGTATGCCCTGATCCGGGAGCTGCAGTCTGAAACCATCAATATGGTATCCATCGAAGACCCTGTCGAATACCGGCTACCGGGAGTCAGTCAGGCCCAGGTCAATGCCGGTATTGGCCTGGACTTTGCAAGTGGCCTGAGATCCATTCTTCGTCAGGATCCGGATGTTATCATGGTAGGGGAAATAAGAGACAGAGAAACCGCCAAAATTGCAACAGCGGCTGCAATGACCGGGCACCTTGTTTTATCTACCGTTCATACCAATACTGCAGCAGAAGCGCTTACCCGTTTATTGGATATGGATATCGATGCCTATATGGTAGCTTCGGCGGTTTGCGGGGTACTGGCTCAGAGACTTGTCCGGAGACTATGTCTGAATTGCCGGAAATTAAAACCGGTTTTAGCTGAAGAGAAACAAATTTTTCACGGGGAAGCCTTATCAGCTATTTATGAACCGGCAGGCTGTTCCAAGTGCCATGGGACCGGATACAACGGCAGGATAGGGATTCATGAATATCTTCCCTACAATCAGGAAATTAAGGAACTAATTCTGCAAAAAGGCAGTGCCGCCAGCCTTGAAAAGGTCTCTGAAAAATCTGGAATGCTTACGTTGAAAGAAGATGCGCTTAGGAAAGTCGCTGCCGGAATAACTTCTCTGGAAGAAATCATGAGACTGTGGGCGGAAATATAG
- a CDS encoding type II secretion system F family protein has protein sequence MLWKWKAVDQNSNIRKGYWAEEDQSRVVSGLREQHLYPVEITRALFTSVWIRYKTGNRKLFWGRTARKLGTMLEAGIPLLAVLDVIAERERTGLDKNQWKQVSRSLQAGVELHVSLQGIIPSPGHLFATMVKAGERSGTLPTALIDIADYLEDAYFFEKKFKNALFYPVLLLVASLFIIYTLSIMILPMYETLFRGFETELPLATKIMFNVGCCIPYLTAVIPVLAITVWLLNKKGYSFIIPGTGKINRTRQLIQFCSVLGRLLDAGLSLQESLLLVKNLFKDHLMQELTTQLIFAVNEGRRMFSVIMTSKLFPPEVAKMLEVAEESGKLSEMLAYMTRMFKKELEERIEQYTKLLEPALVFLMAGLVGFVAIGVLLPIFDISSQIH, from the coding sequence TTGCTCTGGAAATGGAAAGCCGTTGATCAAAATAGCAATATACGGAAGGGCTACTGGGCGGAGGAAGATCAAAGCAGAGTTGTTTCCGGGCTTAGGGAACAGCATTTATATCCCGTGGAGATCACCAGGGCATTATTCACTTCGGTGTGGATCAGATACAAGACGGGAAATAGAAAACTGTTTTGGGGGAGGACAGCTCGTAAGCTGGGAACAATGCTGGAGGCAGGCATTCCTCTGCTTGCGGTATTAGATGTCATTGCGGAAAGAGAAAGAACCGGTTTAGATAAAAATCAATGGAAGCAGGTTAGCCGCTCTCTTCAAGCTGGCGTCGAACTGCATGTCAGTTTGCAGGGCATCATTCCCTCTCCGGGGCACTTGTTTGCCACGATGGTCAAAGCCGGCGAAAGAAGCGGGACCCTGCCGACTGCGTTGATCGATATCGCAGATTATCTGGAGGACGCATATTTTTTTGAGAAGAAATTCAAAAATGCTTTATTTTATCCGGTTCTGCTTCTTGTCGCATCTTTGTTTATTATCTATACCCTCAGTATTATGATTCTGCCGATGTATGAAACCCTTTTCCGCGGGTTTGAGACGGAATTGCCGCTGGCAACCAAAATAATGTTTAATGTGGGTTGTTGTATCCCGTATTTGACAGCCGTTATCCCTGTTTTGGCCATAACGGTGTGGCTGCTGAATAAAAAAGGATATTCCTTCATCATACCTGGAACCGGTAAGATCAACAGAACCAGGCAGCTCATTCAATTTTGTTCGGTCCTGGGAAGATTGCTGGACGCGGGGCTGTCTCTGCAGGAATCACTGCTCCTGGTGAAAAACCTTTTCAAGGATCATCTGATGCAGGAATTGACAACCCAATTAATTTTTGCTGTCAACGAAGGAAGAAGAATGTTCTCGGTCATCATGACGAGTAAGCTGTTTCCTCCGGAAGTTGCAAAAATGCTGGAGGTTGCGGAGGAATCCGGCAAACTAAGTGAAATGCTTGCGTATATGACTCGGATGTTCAAAAAAGAGCTGGAGGAGCGAATTGAGCAGTATACGAAGCTCTTAGAGCCTGCTCTAGTGTTTCTTATGGCGGGCCTGGTCGGTTTCGTGGCTATCGGAGTTCTCCTGCCGATCTTTGATATAAGCTCACAGATTCATTAA